Part of the Desulfolutivibrio sulfoxidireducens genome is shown below.
CCTGCCTGTGGCCACGTCCGAGGAAACTCCCCCCAAGGCCGAGGACCCCAGATACGTCGACGCCGTCACGGCGCTCCTTGGCGGGGACGCGGAACTGGCCGCAACCCTTTTCGAACAGGTGCGTCAGAGCGCCGGGGACGAGCCCTCGCGGCGTCGCGCCCTGTACGGTTTGGCCTGCGCCAGGCTGCTTCTGGCCCAGGACGAGAAGGAACTTGCCAAGGCCAAGGCGCTGTGGGAGACGTGGCGCGCCGGTTCCCCTCCCGGGGGGGATGGCGAGGATCCCCGGCTCATGGCCGGCATGTTGCCCCATTTCCGTCCCGTCTTTCTGCTCAAGGACTTGAAGGCCGCCTGCGAAAAGGAATGCGACAAGCGGCTGTTGGAAAAGGAAGAGGAAGTCCGGCGGATCATCCAGCGCCAGGTCCAGGCCCTGGAGGAGATCCATCGGGAGATCCAGGAAAAAAAGAAGGGACTCTCCACCTATTGACGCGACCATGAACCACGCTCCAATCCAAGGGAAAAACGTCCTGGTGGTGGATGACGATCCGCATATCCTGGAGGTGCTCGACGCCAGGCTGGCCTCGGCCGGCTATCACGTGCGCCGGGCCGCCAGCGGCGAGGAGGCCCTGGAGCGTCTCAAGGGCGCGTCCGTGGACTTGGTCATCTCCGATATCCGCATGCCCGGCATGGACGGCATGAAGCTCCTTGAATCCATGGAGCGGTTCCATCCCGGTCTGCCTATCATCCTCCTGACCGCCCACGGCAGCATCTCCGGGGCCGTGGAGGCCATGAAGCACGGGGCCGTGGACTACCTGACCAAACCCTTCGACGGCCGGGAGCTTCTGTCCAAGGTGGCCGCCATCCTGCTCAAAACCGCGCGTCACGATCAGGTTTTCGGCGGGGGCAAGGCGGCCCTGGTGGGCGAAAGCCGGGCCATGCGGGAACTGGCCGCCCTGGTCGAGCGGGTGGCCCCCCGGGACGTCAACGTCCTGGTGCTTGGCGAGTCGGGAACGGGCAAGGAACTGGTGGCCCACCATATCCACGAGAAAAGCGCCCGCCGGGCCGGACCGCTTCTGATCGTGGACTGCGGGTCGACCCCGGCCGGACTTCTGGAGAGCGAGCTTTTCGGTCACGTCAAGGGTTCGTTCACCCATGCGGTCAAGGACAAAAAAGGGCTCATCGAGCAGGCGAACCAGGGAACCCTTTTTTTGGACGAGATCGGCAACATCAGCGCCGAGATGCAGGTGCGACTGCTGCGTTTTCTGGAAAACCACAAGATCCGGCGCATCGGCGACGTTCGGGAGATTCAGGTCGACTGTCGGGTCATCGCCGCCACCAACGCCGACATCTTCAAGGAGGTGGCGGCGGGCAGGTTCCGCGAGGACCTGCTGTACCGCCTCAAGGTGGTGACCATACATGTCCCCCCCCTGCGGGAACGCCGGGAGGACATTCCGATTCTGGCCGAACATTTCGTCCGGGAGTTTTGCCGCCGGCAGGGAATGCCCTCGGTGATCCTGCCTCCGGAGACCGCCGCCGCGATTTTGAACTATTCCTGGCCCGGAAACGTCCGCGAACTCAAAAACGCCCTGGAGGGCGGGGTGGTCCTGTGCTCGGATGGGGTGCTCCGGCCCGAGGACCTTCAGTTGCGTCATTCGGACGGCATGGCCGCGCCCCCGGACGCGCCCGGTCGGTCGGGATATGAAGGCCCGGTCGCCGCGGTCGCGACGCCCGGCGCCCCGGCCGGCGAGGGCCAGCCCCTGTCCCTGGAGGAAAGCGAAAAAAAGGCCATCATCCGGGCCCTGGAGGAATCGGGCTGGGTGCAAAAGGACGCCGCGCCGCTTCTGGGCGTGAGCCGGCGGGCGCTCAACTACAAGATTCAGAAATACGACATCGAGATTCCCAAACGCCGCGCCCTCAAAAAATGACAGCGTCGCCCGGGAGCCCCGATGCGTGATGCGGAAAAATCCGTGCGGACCGGGCCGCGTTTTTTATGAAATTCAGGTGACAAATCCACGATATCCTCATCTTTCCTGTTACATACGGATTGAATCTTTGATAGGTATGGACCGTTCGTGAAATCCGGCGTCCACGCCAGACAACCGCCAACCCGGGACCTTTTCATGGCCAACGGCCGTACCGTCTCCGCCTTTTTCGATACCGGCGGGGAAAAAATATCCCGCCAGGTCGTGCTTCCTTTTCGCAAGTCCCTGGAAATAAGCATCAAAAGCATCAAGGTCCGGTTTTTCCGGTCCATGATCACGGTGATCGGGCTCATTTTGGCTGTGGCCTTTTTGGGGTTCGTGCTGGCTGGCGCGGATGTGGCCACAGGACTTCTGCTCTCGGGGGACCCGGAACTGCGCGCCGTCCTGATCAAGGCCGGCTACGATTTGCCACCACAGCCTCCGGAAACCGTCGGGGCCGATCAGGCGGACCTGGAAGGGGTGGGGACCGGGGCCAAGGAACGCTGGATCGTCATCCTGTCGCTTCTGGTGTGCACCGTGGGCATCGTCAACGCCCAACTCATGGCCGTGACCGAACGCTTTCGGGAGATCGGGACCATGAAATGCCTGGGCGCCCTGGACAGCTTCGTGTTGCGCCTTTTTTTGATCGAGGCGGGCCTGCAGGGACTGGCCGGGTCGTTTCTCGGCGCGATCCTGGGGGCGGTGGCCGCCATTTTGGCCGGTCTTTTCCGCTTCGGCGCGGCGGCCGTGATCCATCTTCCCTGGGGGGCGCTGGTCCTGTCCATGGGGGCGGCCGTGGCCGTGGGGTTTGTTTTGAGCCTTTTGGGCGTGGTCTATCCGGCCGTGGTGGCCGCCAGGATGCGGCCCGTGGAGGCCATGCGCGTCCAGGAATGAGGCGGGATTTTCTCGGGGTGGCCATCGGGGCCGCCGTGGCGGTTTTTCGCGCGAGGGGCGGATGGAAACGGGACACAATATCGTTCGGGTTTCCGAGGTCACCAGGACCTTCCGTATGGGAACCCAGGTCGTCCAGGCCTTAAAAGGCGTGGATCTGTCCATCCAGGCCGGGGAATACCTGTCCATCATGGGACCCTCGGGATCCGGAAAAAGTACGCTTTTCAACATGATCGGCGGACTGGACAAGCCCTCGACAGGCAAGGTGTACATCGACGAGGTGGACATCGCCCAGCTCGATGCCTACGAACTGGCCTGGCTCAGGAACCGCAAGATCGGCTACATCTTCCAGACCTTCAACCTCATCCAGGTCATGACCGCCCTGGAAAACGTCACCCTGCCCATGATCTTCGCCGGCCTGTCCAATGACGAGGCCGTGGAAAAGGGCCTGGAACTTCTAGGACTGGTCGGGCTTCGCGAACGCCACGCCCACAAGCCCAACGAACTCTCCGGAGGCCAGCAGCAGCGGGTGGCCATCGCCCGGTCCCTGGCCAACACCCCGGCCATCATCCTGGCCGACGAGCCCACCGGGAACCTGGACCTCAGCACCGGCGAGGAGATCATCGCCCTGCTCAAACATTTGAGCAGCGAACGCGGGGTAACCGTTATCTCCGCCACCCACGACCACAAGATGCTGGCCGTGTCCGACCGGGTGGTCTGGATCCGCGACGGCCGCATCGACAAGATCGAAAGCCGCGACCAGCTCAACATCTCCGTTGGCGTCATCACCTCCAAGGACGCATAGGCGGACGCATGGCCGGATATGACGCAAAGGGAGCATCATTGCCGGGGGCGTCGCCTTGGATGCGCCGCCTGGGCGCCCGGGCGCTCGCGGTCGTTCTTTTCTGCGCCGTGGTGGCCGGTTCCGGCCTCGGGGCCATGGCCGCCTCCCGTCACAAGGCCGCGAAGCGGGAGGGCGCCGCCCCCCGGGTGACGGTCATGGAACGCATGCCCGCCTCGGCCGGGGCGGACTTCGAACGCTCGGTCATAAGCGCCCTGGCCGCCCTGGGGGACCGCCGGGCCGGAACCCCCGGGGGGGAGGCTACAGCCGATTTCGTGTTCGATTTTTTTTCCTCCCTGGGCGTCGGCGAGGCCGGACGGCAGGCCTACCAACTGCCGTTTCTGGGCCATGGCCCGGTAGGAATCGAGATCGCGGGCGGCGCGCGTGCCGCCCGGGCCTTGCCCACGGATTTAAACGCCCTGACACCGGGGGCCGTGCCGCCCGATGGCCTGGGAGGCAAGGCGGTCTATGGCGGCCGGGGGGATTTCAGGGAGTTGTCCGGCCGGGAGGTAAGCGGCCAGATCGTGCTTATGGAGCTTGATTCCGGAAAAAACTGGATCAACGCCGCCCAACTCGGGGCCAAGGCCCTGGTGTACATCGACCGGGGCGTGGACGGCGGACCGTCCACCGCCGGATTCTACCGCGACAAATTCGAGCTCACTCCCATCCGCTTCCCCCGGTTCTACATGCCCCTTTCCGAGGCCAAGGCCCTTTTTGGCGATTTCGAGAGCGCCGCCTTCGAGCCCCCCGAGGTGCGGGTGACGGCCACGTCGCAGTGGAAACAGACGGTGGCCGAGAACATCTTCCTGTTCATTCCCGGAAACGACCAGGCCCGGGCCCACGAGGTGGTCCTGGTCGAGGCCCCCTACGATACCGGGGCCTTCGTGCCCGGCCTGGCCCCGGGAGCGGACCAGGCCGCCTCCCTGACCGCGCTTCTGCGCCTGGCCCTGGAACTGAAGGCCGCGCCCCCCGCCCGCTCGGTGCTTCTGGCGGCCACATCCGGCCAGGGCCGGGAACTGGCCGGGATGCGCGAACTGATCACGGCCATGCGGGTCAAGGGACGGGACCTGCGGGGCGTTGTGCGCGATCTCAAGATCGACATCGAGCGGGACACGGCCACCCGGGAGGCCCTCAAGGCCGCCCTGGACTCGGGCGGCGCCGGCGAGGTCCTTTTGTCCCCGGCCGTGAGCCAGGCCCTCGTCACCGGACTCAAGGACGCGGTGGATTCCCTGACCATGCGGCTTATGCGCCTGCGGCTGGAGACCAGGGGGGCCGAGGAGAGCGTGGAGGGGAGCGTTTTGGCCGAGGAGCGCCGGGTCATGCGCCGCCTGGTGTGGCTCGATGATTTCTCCACAGTGACCCCCGAGGAACGCCAGGTGCTGTTGGCCCTTATTCCCCAGGCCATGGCCAGGCTCCAGGAGAACGTGCAAAGCGCCGAGGACCAGTTGCGCTGCATGCAAAGCGCCCGGGAACTGCGCCGACTGGTGGGGGACAAGGACATCCTGGCCGCCGTCTCCCTGCATCTGTCGAGCAAGGGCAACGGCGTGGGGGCCTTTTGCGAGGGCTTCACCTACGATCTCAAACCCGAGGTGAACATCTCCCAGTGCTACGGCCAGATCGGCCGTTTTCTGGCCGACACGGCTGGGGACATCGAATCCGCCATGGGCCTTTCCGGCGGGGGGGAGGCCTTTTTCCGCGACGCCCTGCGCCAGAGCCGGCTGCGGCCCTGGCAAAGCTATCTCGTGGACAAGCCCAAGCTCGGCGGCGAGGTCAGCGCCAGGGCCGGCATCCTGGGCCTGACCCTGGCCACGGTCAATGACGCCCGGTCCCTGTGGGGCACTCCGGACGATACCGTGGACCGCGTGGATTTTCCCTTTCTCGAACGCCAGGCCCGTTTCACCACCAGGCTTTTGGCCGCCGTGTGCTCCCAACCCTTTGATCCCGGCGACAAAAAACCACGAAACGTGCTGGCCGGACTGACCGGCCGGGCCAACTTCATCCGGCAGGGCGAGCTTTTTCCCGAACGGCCCGCTCCGGGAACCGTCTTTCTGGTGTATCAGGGCAAGTCGCGTTTTTATGCCATGGCCGACGCCAAGGGTATTTTCCGGGTCAACGGCCTCTCGAGCAGCAAATACGTCCTGGACAAGGCCATCATCGAGGGTTTCCGCTTCGATCCGGACACGGGCGAGGCCGTGTGGGCCGTGGACAAGAAGCAGACCGGCAAGGACGCCTACCGGGTCAAGATGTCCCGGGACGCCATGGAAACCGACCTGATCATGTTCGGGTGCGACCAGAGCACGCTTTTTTCCGCCCTGGACCCGCGCACCTTCCGCTATTTCACCAAGATCGAGCTTCTCGACGGGAGGCGCGAGGCCCCGCCCATGCGCTCCTGGTTCAGCCGCCTGGACACCCTGGACTCCACCCTGTTGACCCTCTTTCTTGAACCCGGGATATCCTACAAGCTCATCCTGTCGGACACGGTCCTGGCCCGCAAGATGATCCTTTTGAACGCCTCCAAGCAAGACCCTCACGGCACGGGCTATTCGGTGGACCAGTGGCCCATCCTGCCGGTCACGGAGATGGCCGCCGCCCGGGACATGTGGGATCTGCTGGCCCCCAGGATCAAGAACCTCGAGGACCACGGCATCTTCAACGAACGCATCCGGGAGTTGGAAAACGCGGGCACGGCGTATCTGAAAAAGGCCGAGGAGGCCCTGGCCGGGCAGGCCTACGAGACCTTCGTCTCCGAGGCCAGGGCCAGTTGGGCACTGGCCACCCGGGTGTACAACGATGTGGAAAAGACCCAGAAGGACGTGCTGTTGGGCGTTCTCTTCTACATCGCCCTGTTCGTGCCCTTCGCCTACTGCCTGGAGCGGGTGATTTTCTGCTACGCCGACATCCACAAGCGCATCCTGGCCTTTTGCGGCGTCCTGGCCGTGGTCATCGGTCTGGTCTATCATGTGCATCCGGCCTTCCGCCTGACCTACAGTCCGCTCGTGGTCATCCTGGCCTTTTTCATCCTGGGGCTGTCCTTCGGGGTGGCGATGATCATTTTTTTCAGATTCGAGCGGGAGATGGGCAACCTGCAAAAGCGGGCCATGCACGTCAAGACCTCGGAGATCGGGGGCCTTAAGGCCTTTGCCGCGGCCTTCGTCATCGGCGTCAGCAACCTGCGGCGTCGCAAGATCCGCACCACCCTGACCTGCCTGACCCTGATCATCCTGACCTTTACCATCATGAGCTTCACCGCGGTCAAGAGCTCCCGCCAGGAAGGGGCGGTCAAGTACCGCGACGACGCCCCCTATCAGGGAGCCCTGCTCAAGAACATCGGATGGCGGACCCTGCCCCCCGAGGCCCTGTCCGCGGTCCGGGACATGTTCCCGGGCCGCGAAAGCGTCTCGCCGCTTTGCTGGTACGAATTAAAGGACAAGACCCAGCCGGGGATGAGCGAAATCGTCTCCGCCCACGGCCAGGCCACAGCCCAGGGCGTCATGGGGCTCTCGGCCTCCCGGGGCGAGGCCGAGCGCATGTCCCGGATTCTCTCGGCCGGCCGGTGGTTCGAACCTGGCGAACGCATGGCTGTGATCCTGCCGACGGGTGTGGCCGAGCGTCTCGGCGTGGTCCCGCTTCAACCCGGCCGGGATATGGTCCGGCTTTTCGGCATGGATTTTCGGGTGGTGGGGGTGTTCGGCCCGAACTCCCTGGACGAGATGCGCGACCTGGACGGCGAGCCGCTTACCCCAGTGGTCTTCCCCAGCGAGGCGGCCATGGAGGCCACCGAGGCCGAGAAGGAGGCCATGGATTCGGGCGAGGACGTAAGTTCCCTGCAAAGCCGCTACCAGCACGTGGACGGCGACCTGACCGCGATCATTCCCTACGAGGTGCTCATGGGCCTGGGCGGGGAACTCAAGTCCATCTCCGTTTCCCTCCCGGACACGGACCCCGCGCGCGGCCGGACGACCGGATCGGGATCGGCCGGGGACAGGCCGGACGCCCGGATGGACGGCGACGCCACGGCCTTGGCCTCGACCCTGGCCGAGCGGTACGGTCTGGCCATCTTCGCCGGCCAATCGGACGGCACCTTCGTCTACCATTCCACAGACACCTTAAGCTACGCCGGCATCCCCAACATCATCATCCCCCTGGTCATCTCCGTGTGCATCGTGCTCAACACCATGATCGGCAGCGTCTACGAGCGCAAACGCGAGATCGGGGTGTATACCGCCGTGGGCCTGGCCCCCACCCACGTCTCCTTTCTGTTCATCGCCGAGGCCCTGGCCTTCGCGGTCATAAGCGCCGTTTTGGGCTACCTTCTGGCCCAGACCGCGGCGGGCCTGTTGTCCGGCACCGCCATCTGGGCCGGCATGACCGCCAACTATTCGTCCCTTGCCGGCGTGGCGGCCATGATTTTGGTCATCGTGGTGGTCCTGTTGTCGGTCATCTACCCCTCCAAGGTGGCCGGGGAGATCGCCATTCCCGACGTCAACCGTTCCTGGAACCTGCCTGATCCGAAAAACGGGATCATCACCATCCAGTTGCCGTTTCTCATGCGCATCCGGGAGCAGGAGTACGCCGGAGGATTCCTCCTGGATTACTACACGTCCCACCAGGACATCTCCCATGGGCTTTTTTCCACCGACGACGTCCGGTTCTCCTTTGAATGCCCCTGGGAAGAGCAGGGCAAGGGACCGCATCCGGCCAGGATTCATGACTCCTTTTCGGAACTGAAGTCCTGCTTCCGGCTGACCGCCACGGTGTGGCTGGCCCCCTTTGATTTCGGCATCAAGGAGCGGGTAAACATTTTCTTTCTGCCGGACATGAAAAATCCGGGATTCATGAACATCGAGGTGTCGCTCGAACGCGTGGCCGGCGAGGCGGGCATGTGGAAACGCCTGAACAAGGGATTCTTGAACAATTTGCGCAAGCAGCTTCTGGTGTGGCGTTCCCTGGACCCCGAGGCCCAGGTGTCCTACGAGGAGCATATCATCGCGGGGCTTGCCGAGCAGAAGGCGGGGGGCCGATGATGCAAGGCCGTATCTGGCAAAAAGTGCGGCGGCGTGATGCCGCAAACGTGGGCCAGCGGGATCGCGCGCCGGAGGTTCGGGCATGATTCGGGCGCGTTGCGTGGTCCTGGGGATCGTCCTGGGTCTGGTCATCTGCGCCGTGACCCCCTTCAACAACATGTATCTGGCGGCCACTCCCCTTGGGGGCGGCCATTTCCCCCTGGCCCCCTTTTTCATCCTGATCCTGGCCACCCTGGCCGCGGCCCTGGCCTCCAGGCTCGTCTTTCGCCGGAAAACGATGCTGACCGGCCTTGAATTGCTGGTTTCCTGGGGATTCATGGTGGTGGTCTCGGGCATCGCCTATACCGGCCTGGCCCGGACCTTTTTCATCAATGTCACGGCCTCGACGCATTTCGCCACCGTGGGCAACCGGTGGAAGGAGATCGTGGCCCCCCTGGTTCCCCCGGCCTGGATGCCGTCCGACGCCTCCGCCGTGGAGACCCTGTACAACGGCCTGGAGGGCGGCTACCGCCTGGGCTGGCTCGACGTCCTGGCGAAGATTCCATGGGCGGCCTGGGCCGGTCCCCTGGCGGCCTGGGGGGTGTTCATCCTTTTGTGCTCCCTGGTCATGGTCTGCCTGGTGAATCTGTTTTCCCGGCAGTGGATTTCCAACGAGCGCATGAACTTTCCCCTGCTTCGGGTGCCCACCCACATGACCGAGGCCTACGATCAGGGGCAGGCGTTCGGCTTTTTCACGGATCGCTATCTGCTTTTGGGGGTGTGTGTTCCGGTCTTTTTGCACACCATAAACGGCATCGGATTCTACGACCCGGCCGTGCCCCAGATCCCCACGCTGTTTCTCCTGGGCCCCTATTTCCCCACCACGGGTTTTTTTTCGGGGTTCAGCAAGCTGCGCCTGTATTTCTACCCGGCGTTCATCGGGTTCGCCTACCTGACCGCCCGCCAGATATCCTTGAGCTTCTGGGTGTTCTATCTGCTCGGGGGCCTTTTGTTCGGCCTTTTCGAGGTGTTCGGCTACCAGATTCCCTCCTCGGCCCTGGGCGTGACCTTCGGTCCGACCCTGACCCGTCCCGAGGAGACGCAGATGATCGGGGCTTATGGCGTTTTTTTCCTGTTCATCATCTGGCTGGCCAGGCAACATCTGTTCACGGCCGCCCGGGACGCCGTGACCTTTCGCCGCGCCCCGGCCGCCGAGAGCGAATGGTTTTCGGCGGCCCTGTCGTTTTGGGGTTTTCTGTCCGGACTGGCGCTTCTGACCGCCTGGTGCGTGTACTTCGGCATGTCGCTTGTGCCCGCGCTCCTGCTCCTGGGCATCTTTTTCGTCATCATGCTGGTGGCCACGCGCATCATCTGCCAGGGCGGCCTGGCCTATTTCACCCTGACCGCCGCGCCGACCGACGGCCTTCTGGCCTTTTTCGGGTCGGGATTCTTCTCCAACATCGGGCTCATGATGGCCGCGATCATGCAGAAGGTCCTTTTTGTGGATCTGCGCGAGTCGCTCATGCCGTCACTCATGCATTTCTCCAAGGTCGGGGAGAACGTCCGCCAAAAGAGGCTTCTTCTCGGGGGGCTGGCCGTGGCCCTGGTCCTGGCCGTGGCCGTTTCCTTCGCGGCCATGCTGGCCCTGTGCCATAAATTCGGCCTGCGCGATCTGCAGGTGGACTGGGAGACGCAAACCACGGTGGGGGTGTACGAGAATGTGCAGCGGCTTCTCGAAGCCCCGTCCGGTCCCAACGAGTGGATCATCGGGTTCGCCGTGGCCGGGGCTGTGGTCATGTTCGTCCTGGTGGCCTGTTACCAGCGTTTTTACTGGTGGCCCATCCATCCCGTCGGCTACCTGACCATGTACAGTTCGGCCATGCGCATCCTATGGTTCAGCTTCCTCATCGGCTGGATGTGCAACCAGCTCACCCTGCGCTACGGCGGGGTGGCCCTTTTCAGACGGGTGCGCATGCTTTTCGTGGGGCTGATCATCGGCGATTTCCTCATGGGCGGCATCTACGCCGTCATCGGCGTCTACGCCGGGCAAAGCTATCTGGTCCTGCCCAACTGACCGTTCGCACGGCCGGGAAAAGAGACGGAGAGCGGATGTACGACGACAAGGAACTGAAAGAATATCGCGATCTTCTGCCGCAGCCATCCCATTTCGAGGAGGGCTTCGACTGGAAGACCATCGTCGGCGCGGTGTTCATCGGCTTTCTGATGATGCCCGGCAGCATGTACCTGCAACTGGTCATCGGCACGGGCATAGGGCCCGCCGCGCGCTGGGTGACCATCATCCTCTTCGCCGAGATCGCCAAGCGGGCCTACACCGAACTCAAGCAGCAGGAAATCTTCCTGCTCTATTACATGGCCGGGGCGGCCATGGCCTCGCCCTTTTCCGGGCTCTTGTGGAACCAGTACCTGATCCAGTCCGACGCGGCCAAGATGCTGGGGCTGACCGAATTCATCCCCGCCTGGGTGGCCCCGGCCGTGGGGTCCGAATCCTTACTCCAACGCACCTTCCTGCATCGCGACTGGCTCATCCCCATCCTGCTTCTGGTCGGGTCCCAGATCGTGCAGCGGGTGGACCATTTCGGCCTGGGCTATGCCCTGTACCGCATCACCTCCGATGTGGAAAAACTGCCCTTTCCCATGGCCCCGGTCGGAGCCCTGGGCACCATGGCCCTGGCCGAGTCCACCGAGGACAAGAAAACCGGCTGGAAGTGGCGGGTCTTTTCCATCGGCGGCATGATCGGGCTGGTCTTCGGGGCCGTGTACGTCCTTTTCCCCGTGGTTTCCGGACTCGTGTTCACCGAGCCCATCCGCATCATCCCCATCCCCTGGGCGGATTTCACCCGCAACACGGAAAAATGGCTGCCGGCCGTGGCCACGGGCATCCAGCTCGACCTGGGGCTTCTGTTTACGGGCATGGTGCTGCCGTTCTGGGCGGTCATCGGCGGACTCATGGGCCTTTTGATCACCGTGGTGGCCAACCCGATCCTCTTCGAGCACGGTATCCTGCACCGCTGGCGCTACGGCATGGGCACGGTGGATACCGTCTTCGCCAACAACTTCGACTTCTACATGAGCTTCGGCATCGGCCTCGGCCTGGCCATCGGGCTCATTGGCGTGTGGCAGGTGGCCAAGTCCTTCGGCAAGGGTTCGGGGGGCGTGGGGTACCGGGCGCTTTTCACCTCCAACAAGGCCCGGGGCGACATCAATTTCTGGGTGTCCGTCGCCATCTACGTGCTTTCAACACTGGCCTACATCGCCCTGTGCGTGTGGCTGGTGCCCAATTTCCCCTGGATCTTCTTCATTCTCTACGGCTTCGTGTACACCCCGGTCGTTTCGTACATCACCGCGCGCATGGAGGGCATCGCCGGACAGTTCGTGAGCCTGCCACTGGTGCGCGAGGCCAGCTTCATCGCCGGGGCCCGGTTTTTCGGCTACCAGGGCATCGAGATCTGGTACGCGCCCATCCCCATCCACAACTACGGCAAGGCCACAGTGGATTTCCGGGAGATCGAGCTGACCGGCACGAGTCTTCGGGGCATCATCAAGGCCGAGATCGTGGTCTTTCCGGTGGTCATGCTGGCCAGCCTGTTCTTTTCCCAGTTCATCTGGCAACTGGCCCCCATCCCCTCGACCTCGTATCCCTACGCCCAGGAGTTGTGGCATCTGCAGGCCCTAAACACCCTGCTCATGCAGACCTCCACCCTTGAGGGAAATTCCCTGTTCTTCCAGGCCTTGAGCGGATGGTACGTGGGGGCCGGGACGCTTCTGGGGCTGGTCACCTATTTTCTCTTGAGCGTTTTTGGATTGCCCGTACTCCTGGTCTACGGCATCGTGCGCGGACTGGGGCAGAGCACCCCCCACGGCCTTATCCTGGAACTGCTGGGGGCGCTGATCGGCCGGTACTATTTTCTCAAGCGGTACGGGGCCATGTGGCGGCAATACGCGCCGGTGCTCTTGGCCGGGTTCTCCTGCGGCATGGGGCTTATGGGCATGTTCTCCATGGGCGCCACGCTGATCATGAAATCCCTCGGCCGGCTGGCGTATTAGAAGGGATGCATGGACTCGATTACAACGAGCCTTGTGACGTTGCTCCAGGGCGTGTGCGTCATCATGGTCCTGGCCTATGGGCTCACGCGCACCCGGGTGTTCGCCGAGATTCTCGACGGGCGGCGCACGCCGAAAAACCTGGCGGTCATGGCCGTGGTCTTCGGCGCCTTCTCCATCTACGGCACCGTGTCCGGGGTCAGCCTC
Proteins encoded:
- a CDS encoding sigma-54-dependent transcriptional regulator — protein: MNHAPIQGKNVLVVDDDPHILEVLDARLASAGYHVRRAASGEEALERLKGASVDLVISDIRMPGMDGMKLLESMERFHPGLPIILLTAHGSISGAVEAMKHGAVDYLTKPFDGRELLSKVAAILLKTARHDQVFGGGKAALVGESRAMRELAALVERVAPRDVNVLVLGESGTGKELVAHHIHEKSARRAGPLLIVDCGSTPAGLLESELFGHVKGSFTHAVKDKKGLIEQANQGTLFLDEIGNISAEMQVRLLRFLENHKIRRIGDVREIQVDCRVIAATNADIFKEVAAGRFREDLLYRLKVVTIHVPPLRERREDIPILAEHFVREFCRRQGMPSVILPPETAAAILNYSWPGNVRELKNALEGGVVLCSDGVLRPEDLQLRHSDGMAAPPDAPGRSGYEGPVAAVATPGAPAGEGQPLSLEESEKKAIIRALEESGWVQKDAAPLLGVSRRALNYKIQKYDIEIPKRRALKK
- a CDS encoding ABC transporter permease; protein product: MANGRTVSAFFDTGGEKISRQVVLPFRKSLEISIKSIKVRFFRSMITVIGLILAVAFLGFVLAGADVATGLLLSGDPELRAVLIKAGYDLPPQPPETVGADQADLEGVGTGAKERWIVILSLLVCTVGIVNAQLMAVTERFREIGTMKCLGALDSFVLRLFLIEAGLQGLAGSFLGAILGAVAAILAGLFRFGAAAVIHLPWGALVLSMGAAVAVGFVLSLLGVVYPAVVAARMRPVEAMRVQE
- a CDS encoding ABC transporter ATP-binding protein; translation: METGHNIVRVSEVTRTFRMGTQVVQALKGVDLSIQAGEYLSIMGPSGSGKSTLFNMIGGLDKPSTGKVYIDEVDIAQLDAYELAWLRNRKIGYIFQTFNLIQVMTALENVTLPMIFAGLSNDEAVEKGLELLGLVGLRERHAHKPNELSGGQQQRVAIARSLANTPAIILADEPTGNLDLSTGEEIIALLKHLSSERGVTVISATHDHKMLAVSDRVVWIRDGRIDKIESRDQLNISVGVITSKDA
- a CDS encoding FtsX-like permease family protein, coding for MRRLGARALAVVLFCAVVAGSGLGAMAASRHKAAKREGAAPRVTVMERMPASAGADFERSVISALAALGDRRAGTPGGEATADFVFDFFSSLGVGEAGRQAYQLPFLGHGPVGIEIAGGARAARALPTDLNALTPGAVPPDGLGGKAVYGGRGDFRELSGREVSGQIVLMELDSGKNWINAAQLGAKALVYIDRGVDGGPSTAGFYRDKFELTPIRFPRFYMPLSEAKALFGDFESAAFEPPEVRVTATSQWKQTVAENIFLFIPGNDQARAHEVVLVEAPYDTGAFVPGLAPGADQAASLTALLRLALELKAAPPARSVLLAATSGQGRELAGMRELITAMRVKGRDLRGVVRDLKIDIERDTATREALKAALDSGGAGEVLLSPAVSQALVTGLKDAVDSLTMRLMRLRLETRGAEESVEGSVLAEERRVMRRLVWLDDFSTVTPEERQVLLALIPQAMARLQENVQSAEDQLRCMQSARELRRLVGDKDILAAVSLHLSSKGNGVGAFCEGFTYDLKPEVNISQCYGQIGRFLADTAGDIESAMGLSGGGEAFFRDALRQSRLRPWQSYLVDKPKLGGEVSARAGILGLTLATVNDARSLWGTPDDTVDRVDFPFLERQARFTTRLLAAVCSQPFDPGDKKPRNVLAGLTGRANFIRQGELFPERPAPGTVFLVYQGKSRFYAMADAKGIFRVNGLSSSKYVLDKAIIEGFRFDPDTGEAVWAVDKKQTGKDAYRVKMSRDAMETDLIMFGCDQSTLFSALDPRTFRYFTKIELLDGRREAPPMRSWFSRLDTLDSTLLTLFLEPGISYKLILSDTVLARKMILLNASKQDPHGTGYSVDQWPILPVTEMAAARDMWDLLAPRIKNLEDHGIFNERIRELENAGTAYLKKAEEALAGQAYETFVSEARASWALATRVYNDVEKTQKDVLLGVLFYIALFVPFAYCLERVIFCYADIHKRILAFCGVLAVVIGLVYHVHPAFRLTYSPLVVILAFFILGLSFGVAMIIFFRFEREMGNLQKRAMHVKTSEIGGLKAFAAAFVIGVSNLRRRKIRTTLTCLTLIILTFTIMSFTAVKSSRQEGAVKYRDDAPYQGALLKNIGWRTLPPEALSAVRDMFPGRESVSPLCWYELKDKTQPGMSEIVSAHGQATAQGVMGLSASRGEAERMSRILSAGRWFEPGERMAVILPTGVAERLGVVPLQPGRDMVRLFGMDFRVVGVFGPNSLDEMRDLDGEPLTPVVFPSEAAMEATEAEKEAMDSGEDVSSLQSRYQHVDGDLTAIIPYEVLMGLGGELKSISVSLPDTDPARGRTTGSGSAGDRPDARMDGDATALASTLAERYGLAIFAGQSDGTFVYHSTDTLSYAGIPNIIIPLVISVCIVLNTMIGSVYERKREIGVYTAVGLAPTHVSFLFIAEALAFAVISAVLGYLLAQTAAGLLSGTAIWAGMTANYSSLAGVAAMILVIVVVLLSVIYPSKVAGEIAIPDVNRSWNLPDPKNGIITIQLPFLMRIREQEYAGGFLLDYYTSHQDISHGLFSTDDVRFSFECPWEEQGKGPHPARIHDSFSELKSCFRLTATVWLAPFDFGIKERVNIFFLPDMKNPGFMNIEVSLERVAGEAGMWKRLNKGFLNNLRKQLLVWRSLDPEAQVSYEEHIIAGLAEQKAGGR